The Candidatus Limnocylindrales bacterium DNA segment GGCCTGAGCCTCGAAGACAGAATCCGCGCAGTCCGCGGCATGCACGGCGGGAGCTTGCAGGGTGAGCTGTGGCGAGCCGTCGTCGGCGCGCCGCGAGTCCGCACCGACGAGATGGTCCCTCACGACTATCCGGCCCGCCGGCCGGTCATCTTCCACGGAAAGAACTCGCTGCCGGCGTTCACCGAATTCCAGAAGATCTGCTTCCGTCCCGAGGACTCGGGCGACGTCGCCTGGGGCTACAACGAAACCAAGATCCGCCCGTGGATCGGTCCCGGCTACTACGTGCTTCACGATACGCCGGACGCGCATCTCGGCGGCGCCGCCTTCGACTACACGCAGGTGCCGTCCGCGACGCTTCCCGCCTGGCCGCCGGTGCGAGGAAACGAAGGCGGCATCTCGCGGTTCATCTACGGCAACATGCTCGATTACATGCGCCGGGTCGCGTCCGAGGTCTTCATCGGATCAGCCGTGAAAGGCGGCAAAGAGATGAACAGCTACTTCATCGTCGTGCGTGAGCTGCTGAGCGTCTGAAAATAGGGACAGGTACATTTAAAAATCGTCAATGAATTCGCGCGGCGCAGAAAGGCTGGCGTGAATTTGCTGCGAAATCTTAATTGTACCTGTCCCTATTTCAGCTCGTTCGCGCTCCTCAGCAGCAGCACCATCGCGCCCACGCTCACCGCCGTCGCAATGATCATGTACGTGACGCCGAACAGCGAGTTCCTGCCGAGCTCTTCCGGCGACCGGATCGTGAACAGGTACATATTCAGCGGCACCCAGCCCGCGTAGAGAATCCCCATCGGCAGCGCGAAGCGCCGCGCGTTCCACAAGCCGTACGCGTAGGTCGCGAGGTATGTGCCGAACAGCGGTGCGACCAGAAGATCGGGCGTGCCGCGAAGACGGCGGCCGAGAAACACGAAGCCGTGCTCGGGCTTGAGCTCGAGGACTTTCGTGAAGTTCGAGAGGGCGAGGAGCGCGAACAGGACGGCGAAGGCGCGCAGGAGATTGCGGTTCATCGAAGCGCCTTCGCGCTTCGAGGTGCTACGCCGGCCGTTCCCCGTCGCGCGTCTTCATATGATAGCGCCGGAATTCTTTCGTGTAGACCCAGTCCCGCCATGGCTTTCCTTCCGGCGACTCCGCGTCGAGTCGGAACCCTAGATCGACGATCGTGCCCGGCTCCGTCATCTGCGCGAGCGCGGCAAACGCGCTTCGTACGATCTGCCCCTGCTCATCCGGACGGTTCGGGCGCCCGATCTCATTGCCCATAGGATAGTCGAGGAACGCGGTTCGCGGAGGTCGCACCTGTGCAGTGATGTCCATTCCGACGCTCATCGTAAGTGTCGGAACACCTGCCTCTTCGATTGCGCGCGCGACCAGACCGACGGTCTGGTGACAGACGGGTCAAGCAGGCACCAGGTAACACAGGTCGACGTTCTGCTGCTTGATCTTGTCGACGACGGGCGGAATCAGCTCCTCTTCGACGCGACGCTGCGAGTAGATGCCGCCCATGCACGTGACGGCGTCGGGCGCGAGCTCCTTGATCGTACCGTCCTTCACCATCTCCCGAAGCACGTCGAGAGGAAACACGCAGTTCGGGTCTTTCTCGGCATCGGACGTCGGATAGCCGAAGTGCGCGATCCGCACGCGCGACGTTTCGGCGCTCGTCGGGATGATGCGGATGGACGTGTCGTCCTTGAAGTGGAACGGCGGCTGGGTGTCGAGGTGGATGCCGCCGCTCGCGACGAGCGCGACGCGGCAGTCACTCAGCGGCTTCGTCAGCGGGGTCCACGGCACCGGCGCATCGCGGTTGTCGGTCCAGCGGTAGGGCGGGAGCGGGCTGTAGAGCTCACGCGTGCGGGAGATGTAGTCGATGGGCATGGGCTTTGTCCTCGCGCACTGTAAACCAGAACCGGTGACATGCGTAGTAGTGCGGTCTATCGCAGGACGGTTGCACCGGAGTAGGCTCGTGCCACCGAGCGGTCAATTCGTGTCTGCTCCGGACAGTGGTCGGCCAAATGGAGCCGAACCCAAAGAGGGAGACAGACCATGACCAGTGCCAATTCCGAGATTCTCGAGGCAGTCGACGTCGAGGTGCCCGTGCGCACCGCCTACAACCAGTGGACCCAGTTCGAGAAGTTCCCCGTCTTCATGCTTGGGGTGAAGTCGGTTGAGCAGATCGACGATTCCAATCTCCGATGGAAGATCGACATCGGAGAGGAGACCAGAGAGTGGACCGCCAGGATCACCGAGCAGACACCCGACAAGCGCATCGCATGGACGAGCACGAGCGGTTCGGCCAACGCCGGTGTCGTCACGTTTCACCGCCTCGCCGACGAACGCTGCCGGGTGACTCTTCAGCTCTCCTACGTCCCGGAAGGCATGATCGAGAATATCGGCGATATGCTCGGGATCGTGCGCCAGAGAGTCGTCGGTGATCTGGAGCGCTTCAAGATTTTCATCGAAGACAGCGGTGCTGCGACGGGCGGCTTTCGCGGAACGATCGAGGCGCCGAGCTGAGACGCGCATCGGCGGGGCGTCAGATCGGTGCTGATTGAGCCGCGTTCGTCGGTTCGCTATCCGCGCTCTACGAGGGCGACGCCAATCATTGCTTCACGCGTAACGAGCTCGGCCAGTCTCTCCTCGCTCCACCCGTCGGTGCCCGGCGGCCGAAGCGGAAGCACCATATAGCGGGTCTCCGCGGTGGTGTCCCAGACACGGATCGCGACGCTCTCGGGAAGATCGAGGCCCATCTCGCGGAGCAGCGGCCGCGGCTCGCGCACGACGCGCGCACGATACTCGGGGCTTTTGTACCAGTCGGGAGGAAGCCCGAGCACCGGCCACGCGGTGCACGAGCATTGCGTGCAGACGATGACGTTGTGGAGTTTCGGCGTGTCCTCGAGGACGACGATGTACTCGCCTTCGGGACCTGAATAGCCGAGCTCGGCGCACGCCGCGGTGCCGTCGGTGAGCAGGCGCTTTCGGTACTCGGCGTCGACCCACGCCTTCGCAACGACGCGCGCGCCGTTTCGCGGGCTCCACATCTCCGTAGCGGTCATTGTAACCGCATCGAGGAAGCCATTGGGGATGAGTTTCTTTTCGGTAAGCGCTTCGACGACCGCTTGGGCTCTTGCGGCCGGGGGCGCCGGTTCCTGGCGGTTGCGATTGCTCATGCACGCTCCAGATACGCGTCCCACAGGTCGACGACGACGGTTTGATTGCTGCCGCCCGCGTCGGTCCAGAGCTCGTGCGCCGCGAATTCGACGTGGTACGTGTGCTCTTTTCGGCGCGGCTGCCCATGAGCGGAGGCATCCGGAAACGAGAATGCCGGTGCGACGTGGACGACGGTGCCGCGCTTTCCGCGAACGTAGCGCGGTGCGCGGGTGTGACCGGCCGGATGCACGTTACGGACGACGACGTCGTCGCCGACGTGAAAGCGGGCCTGCGACTGCGCATCGAGCTCTGCAGTCGGCTTGTCGGCTACGGGGCGTGACAGAGGAAATGGCTTTCCTGCGCGCGCTTCGAGGTCGGCGTGCGTGAGCACGCCTTTCTCGACGAGGATCGTCGCGACCGCCGTCAGCACGCGCTCATAGTAGGTTGCCTGGAGGTAGTGCGCGGGATCCATGCGCTCGACCGCGTGGCGGTACTCGTCAGGGTTGTACGCGCGCAGCTCGGCGATGCTGAAGATGTTCAGCGCGAAGGCCAGAGCTTCCCAGGGTTCGTGGAAGACGGGCTCGTCGCGTTCGATTTCTACCGGGCCGAAGCCGTTCATTCCGCCGAGGTCGTGGATTCCGTCCATGTGAGGTCTCTTCGGTTGGGTCCCGTCGTCTTTCGCTGATGCTTCTTCTGCATACACGTTCTGTTTTCAGCCGTCGATTCATTCCCGACGTCTCCCTTGGCTGACCCCTGCCCCCTCGCTACAACCCGCCCATGCCCGAAATCATCTTCCACCAGTACGCGATGTCCCCGTTCTCCGAGAAGATCCGCAAGATCTTCGCGCTGAAAAACCTCGAATACCGCGAGGTCGACCAGCCGGCGTGGATGCCGAAGCCGCATCTTACGCCGATGACCGGCGGCTACCGCCGCATCCCCGTGCTGCAGATCGGCGCGGACATTTACTGTGACAGCGCGCTGATCGCGCGAAAGATCGACCAGCTGAGTCCCGAGCCGTCGATCTACCCGGACGGCAAGGCCGCCGCCGCCGAAGGCATGGCGATGTGGGCCGACAAGACGCTGTTCTTCTCGACTGTGCCGCTGGTGTTCACGGCGATGGCCGAGGTGATCCCCAAGGAGCTGTTCGACGACCGGCGCAAGATGTCGCCGCAGCTCAGCATGGAAGTGCTGAAGTCGGCGGTACCGGGATCGCGCGGTGCGCTCGCCTCGGCGTGTGCGATGCTCGACGCATCGCTGTCGAAGAACGCGTTCGTTCTCGGCGATGCGTTCAGCGTTGCGGACGCGGCGGTGTTTCACACGCTGTGGTTCGTGCGCAGCGACCAGGCGTCGGCGGGCATCATCTACTCGAAGCCGAGCCTCGCCGACTGGTTCGGCCGTGTCGAAGCGATGGGCAGCGGGACGCCGGTTTCGATGTCCGGCGACGAAGCGATGGAAATCGCACGCAGCGGAGAACCGGAGGACATCGACAGCTCGCTCGACGATGACCCGTCGGGACTCCGGAAGGGAATGCGCGTCGGCATCTGCTCGGACGATCTTCCGACCGACGTGTTCGTCGGCAAGCTCATCTGCCTGCGCGCGCACGAGATGGTGATCGAGCGCGAGGACCCGGCCGTGGGCCGCGTCGCAGTGCACTTCCCGCGCGCCGGCTACCAGGTGCGGGCGGTCTGAACGACGAAGGGGACAGGTACAGAAAAATGTACCTGCCCCGTTCATCCAACCCCGGGAAAGTCGCCGCCAGACAGTCCGCGACTTTCCTGGGTTTTTTTAAATGTACCTGTCCCCTTTTTTCAGCAGCGCTCGATGATGGTGGCGATGCCCATGCCGCCGCCGATGCACATCGTGATCAGGGCGGTTTGCTTGTCGGTGCGCTCGAGCTCGTCGAGGGCGGTGCCGATCAGCATGCCGCCGGTGGCTCCGAGGGGATGACCGAGGGCGATCGCGCCGCCGTTGACATTGATCTTGTCGGGATCGACTCCGCTCTCCTTGATGAACTTGAGGACGACGGCGGCGAACGCTTCGTTGACCTCGAACAGGTCGATGTCCTTCCACGTCATGCCGGCCTTCTTCAGCGCTCGCTCGGATGCGGGCGCGGGGGCAGTCAGCATAATGACCGGCTCGTCGCCGATCGTGGCCATCGAGATGACTCTGGCGCGCGGCGTGAGAGCGTGGTCCTTCACGTACTTCTCCGACGCGACGAGGATCGCCGACGCGCCGTCGACGATGCCGCTCGAGTTGCCGGCGGTGTGGACGTGCGGGATCGACTTCACGTTCGGGTAGACGTGCCTGGCCTTGTCGTCGAACGACAGCGTGTCGCCCTTCTGCACATAGCCGCCCATGTCGGCGAACGACGGCGGCAGCTTTCCGAGGCCTTCGAGCGTGGTCTCCGGGCGCGGGAACTCGTCGCGGTCGCACACGAGGTTGCCTTCGTAGTCGCGAACCGGGAGCAGGCTTTTCGAGAAGCGGTTCTCGTCCTGCGCGCGCTTCGCGTTCTGCTGGCTGCGCACCCCGAACCGGTCGCAGTCTTCGCGCGTGAAGCCTTCGCGCGCGGCGATCAGATCGGCCGAGATGCCCTGCGGAACAAGCGGATGCTGTTCGCGCAGATGACGGTTGTGCGCGTCGAGACCCGACTTGTCGGCACCCATCGGAAGCCGCGACATCTGCTCTACTCCGCCGCCGACGACCAGATCCTGCATACCGGAAGCGGCGCCCATCAGCGCGAAGTTGACGGCCTGCTGTCCGGATCCGCAATAGCGGTTGAGCTGCACGCCCGTCACTTCGTTCGGCCAGCCGGCGTCGAGGACGGCAAACCGCGAAACGACGCCGCCCTGCTCGCCGACCGGCGTGACGCATCCGGCAACGACGTCTTCGACGTCTTTCGGATCGAATCCGTTGCGATCGACGAGCGCCTTCAGGCACGTGCCGAGAAGCTGGTGCGGATGAAGCCCGGCGAGCGAGCCGGTCGCCTTGCCTTTGCCGCGCGGGGTACGAACGGCGTCGATGATGTATGCAGTGCCCATCGATGATCTCCTGTTGGAAAAAAAACGTAAGTTGAACGTGCCGGGTCAAACTGTCGGCGTCAGCACGACCACCGGAATCTCGCGCGACGTGATGCTTTCGTAAACCGCGTACTGCGGATTCATCCGGACCGCCGCGCTCCACAGTCGCGCGCGCTCTTCGCCGGCGGCAGTCGATGCCGTGGCCTCGAGCTTGCGCGGCCCGACCTCGATCGTTGCGCGCGGATCCGCCTTCAGATTCAGATACCAGACCGGATGCTTCTCATTGCCTCCGTTGGAAGCAATCAGCACGAAGCGTCCGCGATCTTCGAAGTACGTAAGCGGGCACGTGCGCATCTCACCGGTCTTGCGACCCTTCGAAGTCAGCAGAAGATTCTTGACGGGGCCGGTCTTGTGTCCGATGCGCCCACCGGAAAGCCGGTAAAGCCGCGTATGGACCTTGCCCATGTTCTTGTAGAAGTTGCTCTCGCCAACGTACTTCCAGAATTTCTGAGCCCCAGTCATGAAAGCCTCCGCCAAATCCAACTGACGCCGTTTTGGAGCGCGCCGGGGCGGGGGCGTGCGCGGACGCGCCTATGAGCGAAGCGAATCGAAGCGTACGCGCACGCCCCCGCCCCGGCGCGCGATACGGACATCCGCGACGACCTCGCGAGCTCAGACATCGTGCGGCAATCCAAGAAGCCTCTCGGCGATCACGTTCTTCTGGATATTCGGCGTCCCGCCGCCGATCACGTAGGCAGGCCACGACAGCATCTGGTGCTGCCAGCGCCCCTTGTCGACGACGCGGGGTGAATTCTTTGCGAGCCCGCCGAAGCGGCCTTCGATCTCGAGCGCAAGCCGCCCGATCTCGACCTCGAGCTCCGCGCGAAGCAGCTTGTTGACGGACGTCTCCGCACCGACTTCCTCGCCGCGAAGCTGCCGCGTGAGAAACCGAAGGCCAGTAAGACGCATCGCCTCGATCATCGTCTCCATGCGCGCGAGCCGCTGGCGCACGAACGGATCCTCGATCGCCGCGCGGCCGCTGCGCCGGCAGCGCTTCGCGAGATCTTTCAGGTCCTCGAGCGCATGCACCATCGCCGTGACTTCGGCGATCGAGCTGCGCTCGTTGGCGAGCGCGTGCTTGGTGACGTCCCAGCCCTGGCCTTCGGCGCCGAGCCGGTTCGCGACCGGCACGCGCACGTCGTTGAAGAACACCTCGGCAAACGGTGTCTCTCCGTTCATCGTCTTGATCGGCTTTACTTCGATGCCGGGAGAATTCATCGGCACCAGCACGCACGTGATGCCCTGGTGCTTGGATCCGCTCGAATCGGTGCGAACCAGCAGGATCATCCACTGCGCCCACATCGCGAGCGACGTCCAGATCTTCTGGCCGGTGATCACGTAGTGGTCGCCGTCGCGTACGGCCTTGCACTGAAGCGACGCAAGATCGCTTCCGGAGCCGGGCTCCGAGTAGCCCGTGCACCAGTGTTCCTCGGCCCTCAGAATCGGAGGGATGTAGCGCTGCTTCTGTTCTTCGGTGCCATACTTGATGATGCCGGGCCCTACCCACGCAAGACCCATGTACGAAAGCCCGAGCATCGGTGCGCGAGCGTTCCCGCACTCCTGCTTGAGGATCATCTGCTCGACGAGGCCGCCGCCTCCGCCACCGACTTCCTTCGGCCACGAAAATCCGACCCAGCCCTTCTCGTGAAGCGCCTGGTTCCAGGCGAGCAGCTTCGGCAGGCGATCCATCGCCGACTCGATGTCGTCACCACCCGCGCCTTTGTCGCCGCTCGGATTCTGCTTGGCGAGGAACTCGCGCACTTCGCGGCGGAACGCTTCTTCCTGTTCGGAGAACGTGAAGTCCATGTCAGAGCCCCTGCACCGTAAGCAGCCGTTCGTGATGGTATTCGACGCTGCCGTCGACGCTGCGGCAGTACCTGCCGCGCTTGTAGTAGAGGTGCGCGTCGCATTCCCACGTAAAACCAACCGCGCCGTGGATCTGGATTCCGTCTTCGCCCGCGCGATCGAGCGCGATCGAAGCGTACGCCTTGGCCATCGAGACGTGCGCGCGCGCATCGGGAACGTTGTCGACGGCCCAGGATGCAAAATAGACGAGCGATCTTGCCGATTCGACGTCGACGAAGATCTCGGCGAGCCGGTGCTTGACGCCCTGAAATTTCCCGATGTACTGGCCGAACTGCTTGCGCACCTTGGCGTACTCGGTCGCAAGCCGCAGCGCCGCATCCGCGGCGCCGACCATTTCGGCCGCGAGCGCAACGGTTGCGGCGTCGAGCACCTTCTCGAGCTCGCGCCAGACCGTGCCCGCGCCGCCGAGCCGCTGAGAATCGCTTACGCGAACGCCGTCGAGCACGACCTCGGCCGCCCGCGATGTCGCATCGATCATGCGAAGCGGCGTAACCGTGATGCCCTCGGCATCGCTCGGTACCGCGTAAAGGCTGATGCCTTCTTCCTCACGCACGGCGATCAGCAGCAGATCGACCGCCTGTCCCCACGGAACGAACATCTTCCTCCCTGTGAGGACCGAATCGATCGCCGTCGCCTCGACACCTGCCTGCGTCAGGTCGTCGCTCTCTTCGAGCACGGCGAGCGATGCGATGAGCTCGCCCGAAGCGATCTGCGGCAGCCACTTCTCCTGCTGCTCGACGGAGCCAAGCGCGGCGATGGCGCGCGCCGCGGCCGCATTCGCGAGGATCGGCGACGGACAGAGCGAGCGTCCCGCTTCTTCGGCCAGGATCACGAGGTCTTCCCATGAGCGACCGAGGCCGCCGAATTCTTCCGGAATCGTCAGCGCGGGCCAGCCGAGCTCGGCCATCTTCTTCCACAGACCGGTGTCGTGCGGCTCTTTCGACGCCATGATCGTGCGCACGCGCTCGAGCGGACACTCCGAGTCGAGGAAGCGCCGCACCTGGGCCTTGAGCTGTTCCTGATCCGAGCTGAATCCGAATTCCATGGCCGCGTTCCTTCCACCGATCTTTACTATTTGCAAGACCCTGCATATAAGCCCCGCGCATCTGGCGCGCGCAGCGCGCGCTTGCCGGCGCGCTCTGGGCGCGCCCTATTTTCACCGGAGGTTTTTGAGATGGCAGATTTCGGACTGAAGGGCCGCACCGCGGTCATTACTGGCGCCGGCGGCGGACTCGGACGTACCCATGCGCTCCTTTTTGCAAAGTACGGAGCCAATGTGGTCGTCAACGATCTGGGCGGTTCCTTCAAGGGCGAAGGCAAGGGATCGGAGATGGCCGACAAGGTCGTCGACGAGATCAAAGCTGCCGGCGGCAATGCGGTCGCCAACTACGATTCGGTTTCCACCGAAGCGGGCGCCAACGGCATCATCAAGACGGCCGTCGACACGTTCGGCAAGATCGACATCCTCGTCAACAACGCCGGCATCCTTCGCGACACGTCGTTCGTCAAGATGACCGATGCCGACTGGGATCTCGTGTTCGCGGTGCACATGAAGGGCGCCTACTACTGCACCAAAGCGGCGTGGGGCCACATGCGCGACCAGAAGTACGGACGCGTCATCCTGACGTCGTCGGCTTCGGGCATCTACGGCAACTTCGGCCAGACCAACTACGCCGCCGCCAAGATGGGCCTCGTCGGTCTCGGCCAGACGCTCGCGCTCGAAGGCGAGAAGTACAACATCCGCGTCAACATGATCGCTCCGGTCGCCGCGAGCCGCATGACCGAGTCGCTGATGCCTCCGTTCGTGCTCGAAAAGCTCAAGCCCGAGTGCGTCTC contains these protein-coding regions:
- a CDS encoding glycine/sarcosine/betaine reductase selenoprotein B family protein, with product MPIDYISRTRELYSPLPPYRWTDNRDAPVPWTPLTKPLSDCRVALVASGGIHLDTQPPFHFKDDTSIRIIPTSAETSRVRIAHFGYPTSDAEKDPNCVFPLDVLREMVKDGTIKELAPDAVTCMGGIYSQRRVEEELIPPVVDKIKQQNVDLCYLVPA
- a CDS encoding glutathione S-transferase family protein, whose product is MPEIIFHQYAMSPFSEKIRKIFALKNLEYREVDQPAWMPKPHLTPMTGGYRRIPVLQIGADIYCDSALIARKIDQLSPEPSIYPDGKAAAAEGMAMWADKTLFFSTVPLVFTAMAEVIPKELFDDRRKMSPQLSMEVLKSAVPGSRGALASACAMLDASLSKNAFVLGDAFSVADAAVFHTLWFVRSDQASAGIIYSKPSLADWFGRVEAMGSGTPVSMSGDEAMEIARSGEPEDIDSSLDDDPSGLRKGMRVGICSDDLPTDVFVGKLICLRAHEMVIEREDPAVGRVAVHFPRAGYQVRAV
- a CDS encoding SDR family oxidoreductase, with protein sequence MADFGLKGRTAVITGAGGGLGRTHALLFAKYGANVVVNDLGGSFKGEGKGSEMADKVVDEIKAAGGNAVANYDSVSTEAGANGIIKTAVDTFGKIDILVNNAGILRDTSFVKMTDADWDLVFAVHMKGAYYCTKAAWGHMRDQKYGRVILTSSASGIYGNFGQTNYAAAKMGLVGLGQTLALEGEKYNIRVNMIAPVAASRMTESLMPPFVLEKLKPECVSPLVVYLCSENVDVNGELYEVGAGAVARIETLRSKGLAMNPDEITVEAVAEAWTKINDMTDAQILRSIGESTQTTLAHCMS
- a CDS encoding nitroreductase family deazaflavin-dependent oxidoreductase; this encodes MTGAQKFWKYVGESNFYKNMGKVHTRLYRLSGGRIGHKTGPVKNLLLTSKGRKTGEMRTCPLTYFEDRGRFVLIASNGGNEKHPVWYLNLKADPRATIEVGPRKLEATASTAAGEERARLWSAAVRMNPQYAVYESITSREIPVVVLTPTV
- a CDS encoding acyl-CoA dehydrogenase family protein, whose protein sequence is MDFTFSEQEEAFRREVREFLAKQNPSGDKGAGGDDIESAMDRLPKLLAWNQALHEKGWVGFSWPKEVGGGGGGLVEQMILKQECGNARAPMLGLSYMGLAWVGPGIIKYGTEEQKQRYIPPILRAEEHWCTGYSEPGSGSDLASLQCKAVRDGDHYVITGQKIWTSLAMWAQWMILLVRTDSSGSKHQGITCVLVPMNSPGIEVKPIKTMNGETPFAEVFFNDVRVPVANRLGAEGQGWDVTKHALANERSSIAEVTAMVHALEDLKDLAKRCRRSGRAAIEDPFVRQRLARMETMIEAMRLTGLRFLTRQLRGEEVGAETSVNKLLRAELEVEIGRLALEIEGRFGGLAKNSPRVVDKGRWQHQMLSWPAYVIGGGTPNIQKNVIAERLLGLPHDV
- a CDS encoding acetyl-CoA C-acetyltransferase — translated: MGTAYIIDAVRTPRGKGKATGSLAGLHPHQLLGTCLKALVDRNGFDPKDVEDVVAGCVTPVGEQGGVVSRFAVLDAGWPNEVTGVQLNRYCGSGQQAVNFALMGAASGMQDLVVGGGVEQMSRLPMGADKSGLDAHNRHLREQHPLVPQGISADLIAAREGFTREDCDRFGVRSQQNAKRAQDENRFSKSLLPVRDYEGNLVCDRDEFPRPETTLEGLGKLPPSFADMGGYVQKGDTLSFDDKARHVYPNVKSIPHVHTAGNSSGIVDGASAILVASEKYVKDHALTPRARVISMATIGDEPVIMLTAPAPASERALKKAGMTWKDIDLFEVNEAFAAVVLKFIKESGVDPDKINVNGGAIALGHPLGATGGMLIGTALDELERTDKQTALITMCIGGGMGIATIIERC
- the nthA gene encoding nitrile hydratase subunit alpha, which produces MSNRNRQEPAPPAARAQAVVEALTEKKLIPNGFLDAVTMTATEMWSPRNGARVVAKAWVDAEYRKRLLTDGTAACAELGYSGPEGEYIVVLEDTPKLHNVIVCTQCSCTAWPVLGLPPDWYKSPEYRARVVREPRPLLREMGLDLPESVAIRVWDTTAETRYMVLPLRPPGTDGWSEERLAELVTREAMIGVALVERG
- the nthB gene encoding nitrile hydratase subunit beta, whose translation is MDGIHDLGGMNGFGPVEIERDEPVFHEPWEALAFALNIFSIAELRAYNPDEYRHAVERMDPAHYLQATYYERVLTAVATILVEKGVLTHADLEARAGKPFPLSRPVADKPTAELDAQSQARFHVGDDVVVRNVHPAGHTRAPRYVRGKRGTVVHVAPAFSFPDASAHGQPRRKEHTYHVEFAAHELWTDAGGSNQTVVVDLWDAYLERA
- a CDS encoding acyl-CoA dehydrogenase family protein; amino-acid sequence: MEFGFSSDQEQLKAQVRRFLDSECPLERVRTIMASKEPHDTGLWKKMAELGWPALTIPEEFGGLGRSWEDLVILAEEAGRSLCPSPILANAAAARAIAALGSVEQQEKWLPQIASGELIASLAVLEESDDLTQAGVEATAIDSVLTGRKMFVPWGQAVDLLLIAVREEEGISLYAVPSDAEGITVTPLRMIDATSRAAEVVLDGVRVSDSQRLGGAGTVWRELEKVLDAATVALAAEMVGAADAALRLATEYAKVRKQFGQYIGKFQGVKHRLAEIFVDVESARSLVYFASWAVDNVPDARAHVSMAKAYASIALDRAGEDGIQIHGAVGFTWECDAHLYYKRGRYCRSVDGSVEYHHERLLTVQGL
- a CDS encoding SRPBCC family protein — protein: MTSANSEILEAVDVEVPVRTAYNQWTQFEKFPVFMLGVKSVEQIDDSNLRWKIDIGEETREWTARITEQTPDKRIAWTSTSGSANAGVVTFHRLADERCRVTLQLSYVPEGMIENIGDMLGIVRQRVVGDLERFKIFIEDSGAATGGFRGTIEAPS